The following are encoded in a window of Phaseolus vulgaris cultivar G19833 chromosome 3, P. vulgaris v2.0, whole genome shotgun sequence genomic DNA:
- the LOC137805585 gene encoding uncharacterized protein: MNIRGLGGRIKRKYISDLIRKEQVGVVCLQETKCEQIGKERCYQIWGSNEIDWIEIGAINNGGGLITMWKKDCFEMKRFKNGNNFSIIEGVWKLGTPVEITITNVYCGGTLREKRIIWDEIREVRKNHPIKLWCVAGDFNSIRSAGERRGLSFNVNYSSEIWSFNNFIEESCLVDIPLVGRKFTWYKPNGTVKSRIDRVLVSLEWLEKWPGSKLYAEGRTVSDHCALILKDVNIDWGPKPFRCLDVWQKDIRFKELVRTKWQSYDIRGNGLYVLKEKLKRLKFDIKNWNKLVFGDVNKQRVELEKRIQVLDGKDDEGELSVDDREERRQLLADLGQVRVKQEVILQQKARV; this comes from the coding sequence ATGAATATTAGGGGTCTGGGAGGAAGGATAAAAAGGAAGTATATTAGTGATCTcattagaaaagaacaagttggaGTTGTTTGTCTTCAGGAAACAAAATGTGAACAAATTGGTAAGGAAAGGTGCTATCAAATTTGGGGGTCAAATGAAATTGACTGGATTGAGATTGGGGCAATTAATAACGGTGGAGGATTAATCACTATGTGGAAGAAAGATTGCTTTGAAATGAAAAGGTTTAAAAATGGCAATAACTTCTCAATTATTGAAGGAGTATGGAAGTTAGGAACGCCAGTAGAAATAACGATAACAAATGTTTACTGTGGCGGTACCTtaagagaaaagagaattatTTGGGATGAAATAAGGGAGGTAAGGAAGAATCACCCAATTAAATTATGGTGTGTAGCTGGTGACTTTAATTCTATTAGAAgtgctggagaaagaagaggcTTAAGTTTTAATGTTAATTATAGTAGTGAGATATggagttttaataattttattgaagaATCTTGTTTGGTTGACATTCCATTGGTGGGTAGAAAGTTTACTTGGTATAAACCTAATGGGACTGTTAAAAGCAGAATAGATAGAGTTTTGGTTTCTCTTGAATGGTTGGAGAAATGGCCGGGAAGTAAATTGTATGCGGAAGGAAGAACGGTTTCGGATCACTGTGCTTTAATTTTAAAGGATGTAAATATTGATTGGGGTCCAAAACCGTTTAGATGTCTTGATGTATGGCAAAAAGATATTCGGTTTAAGGAGCTCGTAAGGACTAAGTGGCAAAGTTATGATATTAGGGGAAATGGTTTGtatgttttgaaagaaaaattgaaaaggtTAAAATTCGACATAAAGAATTGGAACAAACTTGTTTTTGGAGATGTTAATAAACAAAGAGTGGAGTTGGAAAAGAGGATCCAAGTCCTTGATGGAAAAGATGATGAAGGGGAGTTGAGTGTGGATGACAGGGAGGAAAGGAGACAACTTTTAGCTGATTTGGGGCAAGTCAGAGTTAAACAAGAAGTGATTCTACAGCAAAAAGCAAGGGTTTGA